One genomic region from Capra hircus breed San Clemente chromosome 18, ASM170441v1, whole genome shotgun sequence encodes:
- the LYPD4 gene encoding ly6/PLAUR domain-containing protein 4 — MGPQHLSPMQLLCLLGAISSLPWAEALLCYEATSSLFRAVGLHRWQWFLLRSMVCKLNEGCEETLVFIEAGTRRGILGFKGCSPASSYPPQVSYLVPPPGLSVASYSRVCRTYLCNNLTNMDAILHLKARTPKTLTSSSHSCPTCVGEHSKSCLPNFVSSESCPRDATKCYSSTVKLQAGFLNTTFLLMGCAREHTSVLAHFHHIGSIRVTEVVNVIEKALFTGAGTPCRSPSWGILLGLLFAFKG; from the exons ATGGGGCCCCAGCATCTCAGCCCCATGCAACTGCTCTGTCTCCTGGGGGCCATTTCCTCTCTGCCTT GGGCTGAAGCTCTTCTGTGCTATGAAGCGACATCTTCGCTCTTCAGAGCTGTAGGTCTCCATAGGTGGCAATGGTTTCTGTTGAGGAGCATGGTGTGTAAACTGAATGAGGGCTGTGAGGAGACGCTGGTGTTCATCGAGGCAG GGACCAGAAGGGGAATCCTGGGTTTTAAAGGCTGCAGCCCAGCCTCATCTTACCCCCCGCAAGTCTCCTACCTGGTTCCGCCACCTGGATTGTCCGTCGCCTCCTATAGCCGGGTCTGCCGGACCTATCTCTGCAATAACCTCACCAACATGGATGCTATATTGCACCTCAAGGCCAGGACTCCCAAGACTTTAACATCTTCTTCCCACAGTTGCCCAACTTGTGTGGGCGAGCACTCTAAGAGCTGCCTCCCAAATTTCGTCTCCAGTGAGTCTTGCCCCAGAGACGCTACTAAGTGTTACAGTTCCACAGTGAAACTCCAGGCAG GGTTTCTCAATACCACCTTCCTCCTCATGGGCTGTGCGCGTGAACATACCAGTGTTTTAGCCCATTTTCACCATATCGGGAGCATCAGAGTGACTGAGGTCGTCAACGTCATAGAGAAGGCCCTGTTCACTGGTGCAGGGACCCCTTGTCGGAGTCCTTCTTGGGGCATCCTCTTAGGCCTCCTCTTTGCCTTCAAGGGCTGA